In one window of Spodoptera frugiperda isolate SF20-4 chromosome 11, AGI-APGP_CSIRO_Sfru_2.0, whole genome shotgun sequence DNA:
- the LOC118274758 gene encoding alpha-tocopherol transfer protein-like, translated as MVSVLQDGLLQFHPDTLEQVRRELNLDKNGRMDDAVNLLEEWVKKQQHFVKKDFSRAYLERTLISAKGMVERAKQRIDKLCTFKTLLPEYYPRSVSKGHFDSLKPIVQYALLPRLTKEHYRASLFNVKSDDYNSEHIHLFYKYVVMICEYIKINDYNNGFVVTLDFRDANILTFVTKCTPMDLRQVITLMTEGYGIRIKQIHLITESKMLDTLVSFLKQVLSTKLAGRIHMHKNLDTLYEFVPKDILPVEYGGTEKPLQVLSDQWRETLTSQEFMEYFVEMNDAKTDESCRQSDKFTEQYIGMPGSFRALSVD; from the exons ATGGTGTCAGTGCTACAAGATGGACTTCTGCAATTTCACCCAGACACTCTGGAACAAGTGAGAAGGGAGTTGAACCTGGATAAAAATGGAAGAATGGATGATGCCGTGAATCTTCTGGAAGAATGGGTGAAAAAGCAACAGCATTTTGTCAAAAAGGATTTTT CTCGCGCCTACCTAGAGAGAACGTTGATCTCAGCCAAAGGGATGGTGGAGAGAGCAAAACAGAGGATAGACAAACTGTGCACCTTCAAAACTTTATTGCCAGAGTATTATCCAAGATCAGTATCCAAAGGACATTTTGATTCTTTAAAACCTATTGT ACAATATGCACTCTTACCCAGACTAACTAAGGAACATTATCGCGCGTCACTGTTCAACGTGAAATCCGATGATTATAACTCGGAACACATTCATCTTTTCTACAAATATGTTGTAATG atatgtgaatatattaaaataaacgacTACAATAATGGATTTGTAGTTACACTGGACTTCAGGGACGCAAATATTCTTACTTTCGTGACAAAATGTACACCGATGGATTTACGACAAGTCATCACTTTAATGACG GAAGGCTACGGGATTCGGATAAAGCAGATCCATCTAATAACAGAATCGAAAATGCTGGACACACTAGTCAGTTTTCTCAAACAAGTCCTAAGTACTAAATTAGCAGGAAGAATACATATGCACAAAAATCTTGATACTCTCTACGAATTCGTACCAAAGGATATACTGCCTGTGGAGTATGGTGGAACTGAGAAGCCTCTGCAGGTCCTTTCTG ATCAATGGCGAGAAACTTTAACATCCCAAGAATTCATGGAATACTTTGTCGAGATGAATGATGCCAAAACGGATGAATCTTGCAGACAGTCAGACAAATTCACAGAACAGTATATAGGCATGCCTGGATCCTTCAGGGCTTTGAGTGTAGATTAG
- the LOC118275226 gene encoding alpha-tocopherol transfer protein-like — protein MGDFGSNIVLQRPPGTEEAIRKIHNLDKPGRLEEAINILHDWIQKQHHLTKKDFSKDYLEKTLISCKGSVEKAKKQIDRLCTFKTLMPRFFTCTDAKDLAYVSENAWMIPLPKLTPNFYRILLIKFRIKHLTAETIMDYFRYTVVVSEYLKANDYVNGFIIVDDYRETNLLDVITKMNPVDLQQYMSILMEGYGARIKGVHMLSDSKAVELIIKLMKQFVSEKIAKRMHVQKSLEDLHKYVPKDILPIEYGGSERSIVQIHDELVDAISSKKHVEYMEMMNKACTDESKRVAAKFNEEYLGMAGSFRNMSVD, from the exons ATGGGTGATTTTGGATCAAACATCGTATTGCAAAGGCCCCCGGGCACTGAGGAAGCTATCAGAAAAATCCATAATTTAGACAAACCTGGAAGACTGGAAGAAGCTATCAACATATTGCACGATTGGATTCAAAAACAGCATCATTTAACGAAGAAAGACTTTA GCAAAGACTACTTGGAGAAGACGTTGATATCGTGCAAAGGCTCTGTCGAGAAGGCGAAGAAACAAATAGACAGACTATGCACATTCAAGACCCTGATGCCTCGATTCTTCACGTGCACCGACGCCAAGGACTTGGCCTATGTATCAGAAAATgc ATGGATGATCCCATTACCGAAGTTGACACCGAACTTCTACCGAATATTACTCATTAAGTTTAGAATCAAGCACCTTACTGCAGAAACTATCATGGATTATTTCCGATACACTGTCGTT GTGAGCGAATACCTCAAAGCGAATGATTATGTAAACGGTTTCATTATAGTAGATGACTACAGAGAAACTAATCTACTGGATGTAATTACGAAGATGAATCCTGTGGACCTGCAGCAATACATGTCCATATTAATG GAAGGCTACGGTGCTAGAATAAAGGGTGTCCACATGCTATCAGATTCGAAAGCAGTGGAACTGATCATAAAGTTGATGAAACAATTCGTCAGTGAAAAGATTGCCAAGAGGATGCACGTGCAAAAATCTTTAGAAGACTTGCATAAGTACGTACCTAAAGATATCCTGCCTATTGAATATGGAGGCAGCGAGAGATCTATTGTTCAGATACATG ACGAGTTAGTAGACGCAATATCGTCGAAGAAACACGTAGAATATATGGAAATGATGAACAAGGCATGCACGGATGAATCCAAGCGAGTGGCTGCGAAGTTCAACGAGGAGTACTTGGGCATGGCAGGGTCTTTCAGAAATATGAGTGTAGATTAA
- the LOC118274755 gene encoding alpha-tocopherol transfer protein-like, which yields MESIESSLLNITPEIVRNIRKIYNLDDPKRLEEAIDILEDWIQKQPHIVKKDFSRRYLEVSIISSKGSVEKAKKQIDRLCTFKTLIPKLFSKYNLKTELHTVLEKSWHVPLPRLTEDYYRIILIKGFSSDYTPEEILQYFQATVIVTEYITVYVNGFTIIVDYRGLNLLQLVTRMSTADVQQFINALIEGYGARLKNIHIITESTAINLLVATAKQFIKEKIIKKLQIVRTLEELHNFIPKDLLPEEYGGKEKSYEKIHADWVEELSSEKHIEYLKMMSKACTDETKRPIDKFNEEYMGMPGSFRNLIVD from the exons ATGGAATCAATTGAAAGTTCTCTGCTAAATATTACTCCAGAAATCGTTCGTAATATAAGAAAGATCTACAATCTGGATGATCCGAAAAGACTGGAAGAAGCTATCGATATTCTGGAAGATTGGATACAGAAGCAGCCTCATATAGTCAAGAAGGATTTTA gTAGGCGTTATTTAGAAGTATCTATCATATCAAGCAAGGGTTCGGTGGAAAAAGCGAAGAAACAAATAGACCGTTTATGtacatttaaaactttaataccaaaactattttcaaaatataatttgaaaactGAGCTGCACACAGTTTTAGAGAAAtc ATGGCATGTCCCTCTTCCAAGACTGACAGAAGATTACTacagaataatattaattaaagggTTCAGTAGTGACTACACACCTGAAGAAATCCTTCAGTACTTTCAAGCCACTgtaattgtaa CAGAGT ATATAACAGTGTATGTGAACGGGTTCACAATAATAGTCGACTACCGCGGATTGAACCTGCTACAGTTAGTTACAAGAATGAGCACAGCCGATGTACAGCAATTCATCAATGcattaatt GAAGGCTATGGCgcaagattaaaaaatatccaCATTATCACCGAATCGACAGCTATAAACTTACTCGTTGCGACTGCTAAGCAATTTATAAAAGAGAAGATTATTAAAAAGCTTCAAATTGTGAGAACTTTAGAAGAATTACATAACTTTATACCTAAAGATCTCTTGCCAGAAGAATAcggaggtaaagaaaaatcttatGAGAAAATTCATG CGGATTGGGTAGAAGAATTATCTTCTGAGAAACACATAGAGTATTTGAAGATGATGTCCAAAGCCTGCACGGATGAGACCAAGCGACCGATAGACAAATTCAACGAGGAATACATGGGAATGCCTGGCTCTTTTAGGAATTTAATTGTTGActaa